GCGAGCGCGCGACATCGCCTCGTCGCCTGACTGCGCGGTGGCGACGGCGCGGCCGGCCTGGCGGGCCGCGTCGGTGGCGGCGAGCACCGTGCGTTGCACCGCGCTGAAGGCGAGCACGCCGTAGGTGAGCGGCACGAAGACCACGACGACAAGCAGCACGAACTCGACGACGCCCGAGCCCCGGTCACCGCGCGGCCGTCGGTCCTCCGAGGCGGCGGGCGCACTCATTGACCCTCCACGATCGCGCGGGCGGTGACCTCGACGGGCAGCATCGACCCGAGCGCCGTGACGATCGAGGGGATGGACCCGGTGCACCGTACGACGACCAGCCGAAGGCCGCCCGCGCCGACCTGCTCGCTCGACGTGCAGCTGATCGTCGAGGCGGCCCGCTCGGAGAGCGCCTCGGCGATGAGCGTGGCCGCGCGGGAGGCGCCCTGCCCCGCGCCGACGTTGGCGTTGGCCGCGTACCGCGCGGCCGCCATCGCGCTGCCGGCGATCACGCTTCGCTGATACAGGTAGAGACCGACTTGCAGTACCACGAGGAAGATCGCGGACAGCAGAACGGCGATCATGCTGAACTCGACGACCGCCGCCCCGTCGTCGCAACGTGGACCGCGCCGTCGGTCACTGGCCCGTGACCGAGTTGAGCGCATTCTGGATCGCTTCGACGATCGCCTCGCGGAACGGGATGAGGATCGCTATCACCAATGCCGCCGTCATGACGACCACCATCACCCAGCCCGGGACGTCACCGCGTTCGCGCTCGCCGCGCCAAGGTCCCACCAGAAGGGATGTCAACTGCGCCAGCAATCTCGATAACCAGCTCATGGGCGCCTCCTCGGACAGCGGGAACAGATGGGGTCGGTCATTGCGAAAGCTGGATGATGGACAGCAGGCCCGGGAACATGGCGAAGGCGACCGTGACCGGAAGCAGGAGGAAGACGACCGGCACCATCATGGTGATCTCGTTGCGGGCCCCGCGTTCGAGGAGGTGCCGCTTCGCCTGCTCACGAACGTCCGCCGCCTGCGCGCGCAGCACCTCGGCGAGCGGCGTCCCGCGCTCGAGCGCGATCACCAGACCGTCGATGAACCGAGCGAGCGGGTCGAGGCTGCTGGCCCGGGCCATCCGCTCGAGCGCCTCGGACAGCGGCACCCCGCTGCGGGTACGCCCGAGCGCACCCTGGATCGATCGGCCGAGCTCTCCGCCGACGAGCCGCGACACCCGGTCCAGCGCACCCTGCGGGCTCTCGCCGGCAGTGACCACGAGAGCCAGGAGCTCCGCAACGACCGGGAACTCGGCGATGATCCGCTCGTCCCGACGCCGTACCTGCACGGTGAGCCACCAGTCGCGGGCCAGCACGCCGGCCGCCGCACCGGCCACCGCGAGCAGCACGATCGAGGCGATCTGGAGGCGTCCGCTGTACAGCGTGATCGCCAGCCCGGCGGCGCCGCCGCAGAGCGCTCCGACGACCGCCCACAGGATCTGCTCGAAGCGAATGTCCTCTACGTCCCGGGAGTCATCGAGCGCGTCGAGGCGTCGTCGTACCGACGCTGCACCGCCGAACCACCTGTCGATGAGTGCTACCAGACCGCCGGTTCGAGGCAGGACGCTGCGCGCCAGTGCGTTGAGGCCGGTGACCGGGTCCTCGCGTAGCAGGCGGGACGGGCGTGGCTGCTCCCGGACGAACGGCGCGATCCGGTCTGCCAGAGGCATCCGGCGCGCGGGCGGTGAGGAGAAGACCGCGATGAGCACGCCGACTCCCGCCACGAGTCCGAGCAGCGCCCCGATGAGGACCGGATTCATCGAAGCACCCGCGCTTCCTCGGGAAGCCGGCCCAGGCGAAGCATCAGCCGGTACGCCACCACACAGACCGCCGCACCACACAGCAGCACGATGAAGCCGAGCGGCGTGTCGTACGCCGCGAGAGTCGTCGACTGCGTGCCCAGCAGGAGGAGGACCAGCCACGGCGCCGCCGCGGCGAGCCGCGCGCCGTTCACGGCGGCCTGCTTGCGGCTCTCGATCTCGCCGCGAATCCGCGATTCCTCCCGAACGAACCGGCCGAGGGTGCGCAGCACCGTGCCCAACTCGTTGCCGCCGACCTCACGGGTGACCCGCATGGTCTCGCAGACACGGTCACCGATGGGGTCGGCGAGCCGGTCCTTCAGGTCGTCCAGGCAATCGGTGAACCGCCCCGACGTCCGGTAGTCGGCGTCGAACTGCGCGAACGGCTCGCGGAGCGCCTCGGGGCCGCGCGTCGACAACGCGCCGAGCGCCTCGGGGATGGACATGCCTGCGCGTACCGCGCTGATCAGGTGGTCGATGGCCTCGGGCCAGACCTCGCGCAGGTCGCGTTGACGGCGGCCGTGCAACCGACGTACCCACCACAGCGGTGCCACGAAGCCGAATGCGCCGAACAGCGCCGCGATCGCTACCGAGCTGGTCGCGAGCAGCACGAGAACGGCGATGAGCGCCGCGGCCGCCAGCTGGAGCAGCCACAGCTGCGCGCTCGACACGGAGGGCAGACCGGCCTCGTTCAGCAGTCGGCGACGGCGCCCGTCCTCCTTCG
This is a stretch of genomic DNA from Cumulibacter manganitolerans. It encodes these proteins:
- a CDS encoding TadE/TadG family type IV pilus assembly protein, with the protein product MRSTRSRASDRRRGPRCDDGAAVVEFSMIAVLLSAIFLVVLQVGLYLYQRSVIAGSAMAAARYAANANVGAGQGASRAATLIAEALSERAASTISCTSSEQVGAGGLRLVVVRCTGSIPSIVTALGSMLPVEVTARAIVEGQ
- a CDS encoding type II secretion system F family protein; amino-acid sequence: MNPVLIGALLGLVAGVGVLIAVFSSPPARRMPLADRIAPFVREQPRPSRLLREDPVTGLNALARSVLPRTGGLVALIDRWFGGAASVRRRLDALDDSRDVEDIRFEQILWAVVGALCGGAAGLAITLYSGRLQIASIVLLAVAGAAAGVLARDWWLTVQVRRRDERIIAEFPVVAELLALVVTAGESPQGALDRVSRLVGGELGRSIQGALGRTRSGVPLSEALERMARASSLDPLARFIDGLVIALERGTPLAEVLRAQAADVREQAKRHLLERGARNEITMMVPVVFLLLPVTVAFAMFPGLLSIIQLSQ
- a CDS encoding type II secretion system F family protein, translated to MTGALLGLTAGLGLLLIYSAFTSDAPKIGPKEDGRRRRLLNEAGLPSVSSAQLWLLQLAAAALIAVLVLLATSSVAIAALFGAFGFVAPLWWVRRLHGRRQRDLREVWPEAIDHLISAVRAGMSIPEALGALSTRGPEALREPFAQFDADYRTSGRFTDCLDDLKDRLADPIGDRVCETMRVTREVGGNELGTVLRTLGRFVREESRIRGEIESRKQAAVNGARLAAAAPWLVLLLLGTQSTTLAAYDTPLGFIVLLCGAAVCVVAYRLMLRLGRLPEEARVLR